A window of the Pungitius pungitius chromosome 3, fPunPun2.1, whole genome shotgun sequence genome harbors these coding sequences:
- the trpc4b gene encoding short transient receptor potential channel 4b: protein MSQLYYRKADHSSYRDCIPLRIVRAESELSALERAYLGAVEKGDYASVKQALEEAEIYFRININCIDPLGRTALLIAIENENLEIIDLLLSYNVHVGDALLHAIRKEVVGAVELLLNHKKPRGEKQVPPILLDKQFSDFTPDITPIILAAHTNNYQIIKLLLQRGVSVPQPHAVRCNCVECVSGSDVDGLRHSRSRLNIYKALASSSLIALSSEDPFLTAFQLSWELKELSTVENEFKSEYEELSRMCKQFAKDLLDQTRSSKELEIILNYRDDINPLLDEVTNDLARLKLAIKYCQKEFVAQPNCQQLLASQWYDEFPGWRRRHWAGKLITCIFIGLLFPLFSIFYIISPKSRYGLFIRKPFIKFICHTASYLTFLLLLLLASQHIDTPQNDIQGPAPTTVEWLILPWVLGFIWTEIKQMWDSGLEDYMDDWWNLMDFIMNALYLATIALKIVAYAKYRGPKSRNDWEMSHPTLVAEALFAIANIFSSLRLICLFTANSHLGPLQISLGRMLLDILKFLFIYCLVLLAFANGLNQLYSYYYTNEGNNCIGIRCKDQNNAFSTLFETLQSLFWSVFGLISLYVTNVEPRHEFTEFVGSTMFGTYNVISLVVLLNMLIAMMNNSYQHIADHADIEWKFARTKLWMSYFEEGGTLPSPFNIIPSPKSIYYLFSWINSYLFKRTSLKRLETFETLGRRAADNVRVNHGYQEVLKHLMKRYVAAMIRDAKTEEGLTEENFKELKQDISSFRYEVLGMMKGKPQGGVTPNVASSNLAYPGNSFKYSPKFPIDEPPRKLSMFDMVSPTFQSGAGTTTTTTTTTSLGSRKQEQTQCSVVISCIGQTRNELNRNVSDAGFLRGQRLPSQKYDEIHSEEDTATFGGQKQEHLQTDGGIVEVLQKVDKSIREIEHSCKEQEQSVHSN, encoded by the exons ATGTCACAGCTGTATTACAGGAAAGCTGACCATTCGTCATACAGAGACTGCATCCCTCTGCGCATCGTGCGGGCAGAGTCTGAGCTCTCTGCCCTCGAAAGGGCCTACCTGGGTGCTGTTGAGAAGGGGGACTATGCCAGTGTGAAACAAGCCCTGGAGGAGGCTGAGATCTACTTCAGGATCAACATCAACTGCATCGACCCCCTGGGGCGCACAGCTCTGCTAATTGCCATTGAAAATGAGAACCTGGAGATCATTGATCTGCTGCTCAGCTATAATGTGCATGTGGGTGATGCCCTGCTACACGCCATCCGCAAAGAGGTGGTGGGTgccgtggagctgctgctcaacCACAAGAAGCCACGTGGAGAAAAACAG GTCCCACCAATTCTACTGGACAAACAGTTTTCAGACTTTACCCCAGACATCACTCCAATCATCCTGGCAGCCCACACCAACAATTACCAGATCATCAAACTGCTTCTGCAGCGAGGCGTTTCTGTACCTCAGCCACATGCTGTGCGCTGCAACTGTGTGGAGTGCGTTTCCGGTTCAGACGTGGACGGCCTGCGCCACTCACGCTCCCGTCTTAACATCTACAAGGCCCTCGCCAGCTCATCCCTAATCGCCCTCTCCAGTGAAGATCCGTTCCTCACTGCGTTTCAACTCAGCTGGGAGCTGAAGGAGCTCAGCACAGTAGAGAATGAGTTCAAGTCTGAGTACGAGGAACTCTCCCGAATGTGTAAACAATTTGCGAAGGACCTCTTGGACCAGACCCGGAGCTCTAAAGAGTTGGAAATAATCCTCAACTACCGCGACGATATCAACCCTCTCCTGGATGAGGTCACCAACGATCTGGCCCGACTGAAGCTGGCTATCAAATATTGCCAGAAGGAG TTTGTTGCTCAGCCCAACTGTCAGCAGCTGCTGGCATCTCAGTGGTATGATGAGTTCCCAGGCTGGAGGAGGCGTCACTGGGCCGGAAAACTCATCACATGTATCTTCATTGGCCTTCTCTTTCCACTTTTTTCCATCTTCTACATTATCTCTCCAAAGAGCCGCTATGGCTTATTCATCCGTAAACCTTTCATCAAGTTCATCTGTCACACTGCCTCCTACctgaccttcctcctcctgctcctgctggcTTCGCAGCATATAGACACTCCACAAAATGACATTCAAGGCCCAGCGCCCACCACTGTTGAATGGCTGATCCTGCCCTGGGTGCTtg GATTTATATGGACTGAGATCAAACAGATGTGGGATAGTGGTTTAGAAGACTACATGGATGACTGGTGGAACTTAATGGATTTCATAATGAACGCCTTGTATCTTGCAACCATTGCTCTGAAGATTGTTGCCTACGCAAAG tacaggGGGCCCAAAAGCAGAAATGACTGGGAAATGTCGCATCCAACTTTGGTTGCAGAGGCATTGTTTGCCATTGCCAACATCTTCAGCTCCTTGCGCCTCATTTGCCTTTTCACTGCCAACTCCCATCTGGGCCCCTTACAGATCTCACTGGGCCGCATGCTCCTGGACATCCTCAAGTTCCTCTTTATATATTGTCTAGTGCTTTTAGCCTTTGCTAATGGCCTCAACCAACTCTACTCTTATTATTACACAAATGAGGGCAATAATTGCATCGGCATTCGTTGCAAGGACCAAAACAACGCCTTCTCAAC GCTATTTGAAACACTGCAGTCATTGTTTTGGTCTGTGTTTGGCCTGATTTCCCTCTATGTGACGAACGTGGAACCACGTCATGAATTCACTGAGTTTGTGGGCAGCACCATGTTCGGCACGTACAACGTCATCTCCCTGGTAGTGCTTTTGAACATGTTAATTGCAATGATGAACAACTCCTACCAGCACATTGCT gaTCATGCAGATATAGAGTGGAAGTTTGCAAGAACCAAATTATGGATGAGCTATTTTGAAGAAGGGGGCACTTTGCCATCTCCATTTAATATAATACCCAGTCCAAAgtcaatttattatttattcagttgGATAAATTCCTATTTGTTTAAGAGAACAAGTTTGAAAAGACTTGAAACCTTTGAAACATTGGGG agacGTGCGGCCGATAATGTGAGAGTAAACCATGGGTATCAG GAGGTTTTGAAGCACCTCATGAAGCGCTACGTTGCAGCAATGATCAGAGATGCCAAGACAGAAGAGGGACTAACAGAAGAGAATTTTAAG GAGCTCAAGCAGGATATCTCCAGCTTCCGCTATGAAGTCCTCGGAATGATGAAGGGAAAACCTCAAGGTGGAGTCACACCTAACGTGGCAAGCTCCAACTTGGCTTACCCTGGAAACTCATTCAAGTATTCTCCCAAATTCCCTATTGATGAACCTCCACGGAAGCTGAGCATGTTTGACATGGTCTCCCCCACCTTCCAGAGTGGAGctggcaccaccaccaccaccaccaccaccacctctttgGGCTCTAGAAAGCAAGAGCAAACACAGTGTTCAGTTGTTATTTCCTGCATAGGGCAGACTCGTAATGAGCTAAACAGAAATGTCTCAGATGCTGGGTTTCTTCGGGGACAGAGATTGCCCTCTCAGAAATATGATGAAATACACTCAGAGGAAGATACTGCAACATTTGGTGGACAAAAGCAAGAACACCTTCAGACTGATGGAGGGATTGTTGAAGTCTTGCAGAAAGTGGACAAGAGCATCCGAGAGATTGAACATTCTTGCAAAGAGCAAGAGCAAAGTGTCCATTCCAATTGA